A genomic region of Fusarium falciforme chromosome 4, complete sequence contains the following coding sequences:
- a CDS encoding FAD-binding PCMH-type domain-containing protein produces the protein MAILLAGPSSSLVMRQTAEDAAAKACSLLSAAGFKDGDQLLVPAEDGYEERVDSWWSASSRLTPSCIVRPKNAQDVSKIIRVLGANSTADFAIRSGGHSHWAGGSNVDNGVTIDLGLIKGTEYDPATSLASVLPGGRWADVFKELEKHSVAVPGGRDGNVGVAGFLTGGGNSYYTGRAGFGCDSIVNVEIVLADGSIVNANKDTNPDLLKALKGGSGNLGIVTRFDLQTFPAGNVWGGIRASELSQGDAIAHAMVNFTNNNEKNPEAAYLINWTYNPGMSTDVLVAQVLVDTNGVERPATFDEALDVPELFNDISVRPVSDMAESYVLPSGLYNVWFSLTFANDVRIIQKAADLHDTFVKELLEEIPATELGTQNLFQPVPRLFADRGVEHGGNVLGLDRIEGNSLMWLLSCTVKTAEQEVLLHQKASAFASALEEYAKTIDGLREWRYLNYVDPSQEDPILSYGSENVAFLRKVSAKYDPEGFFQKRQKGGFRLP, from the exons ATGGCGATCCTCCTCGCGGGTCCCAGCTCATCGCTCGTGATGCGTCAAACTGCCGAGGACGCGGCTGCTAAAGCA TGTTCTTTGCTCTCTGCCGCGGGCTTCAAGGACGGTGACCAGCTCCTTGTCCCTGCTGAAGATGGGTATGAGGAGAGAGTGGACTCTTGGTGGTCTGCCAGCTCCCGCTTGACGCCATCTTGCATCGTTCGACCCAAGAACGCTCAAGACGTGTCCAAGATCATCCGTGTGCTCGGGGCCAACTCTACCGCTGACTTTGCCATCCGAAGCGGTGGCCACAGCCACTGGGCCGGCGGTAGCAACGTCGACAACGGCGTCACCATCGACCTCGGCCTCATCAAGGGCACCGAGTACGACCCTGCCACTTCTCTGGCCTCGGTCTTGCCCGGCGGTCGATGGGCAGATGTCTTCAAGGAACTTGAGAAGCACAGCGTCGCTGTTCCAGGTGGCCGAGACGGCAATGTTGGCGTCGCTGGCTTCTTGACTGGTGGTGGTAACTCGTATTACACTGGCCGCGCCGGCTTTGGATGCGATTCCATCGTCAATGTCGAGATTGTCCTCGCTGACGGCAGCATCGTCAATGCCAACAAGGACACAAACCCCGACCTTCTCAAGGCTCTCAAGGGCGGATCGGGCAACCTTGGCATCGTCACACGCTTCGACCTGCAGACCTTCCCAGCCGGCAATGTCTGGGGCGGTATCCGCGCCTCGGAGCTATCCCAGGGCGACGCTATCGCTCACGCCATGGTCAACTTCACCAACAACAATGAAAAGAACCCCGAGGCGGCGTATCTGATCAACTGGACCTACAACCCGGGTATGTCCACTGATGTCCTTGTCGCTCAGGTTCTTGTCGATACCAACGGTGTCGAGCGACCTGCCACGTTCGATGAGGCATTGGATGTACCGGAGCTATTCAATGACATCAGCGTCCGACCTGTCAGTGACATGGCCGAGTCCTATGTCCTCCCCTCTGGCCTCTA CAACGTCTGGTTCAGTCTGACATTCGCCAACGATGTCCGCATCATCCAAAAGGCCGCCGACCTCCACGACACCTTTGTCAAGGAACTCCTGGAGGAGATCCCCGCCACAGAGCTCGGCACCCAGAACCTGTTCCAGCCTGTGCCCAGGCTCTTTGCCGACCGTGGCGTTGAGCACGGAGGAAATGTGCTCGGTCTCGACAGAATCGAGGGCAACTCCCTCATGTGGCTGCTGTCCTGCACGGTTAAGACGGCCGAGCAGGAGGTGCTGCTCCACCAGAAGGCGAGCGCTTTTGCCTCAGCGCTGGAGGAGTACGCCAAGACCATTGACGGCCTGCGCGAGTGGCGATACCTGAACTACGTGGACCCTAGCCAGGAGGACCCCATCCTGAGCTACGGCAGCGAAAACGTCGCATTTCTGCGCAAGGTGTCCGCCAAGTACGACCCTGAGGGCTTCTTCCAGAAGAGACAGAAGGGCGGCTTCAGACTGCCTTGA